The Macrobrachium nipponense isolate FS-2020 chromosome 13, ASM1510439v2, whole genome shotgun sequence genome has a window encoding:
- the LOC135225308 gene encoding basic proline-rich protein-like encodes MASLPTTRLSRDPWPASPCLLGLVANPFRLSQDTWQTSPTRPGTCDQPHPPVTGHMVDLALLSQDLSPVRPAHPGTGNRPCPPSQDPWLAPPAHPGTHDGPRLPVPGTVASPTCPSWEMWRTSPTYPRTCGRPSTAHPRTRDGPHPPVPGPVASLPACPGTRSRPRPPIPRTLGGPYPSPYSPILGPVVALLTCHRTRRGPRPPIPGYGRPRPPVLVPMAGPASPFQDTWQTSPAHAGTRGRPRLPVPGHMADLIRPSQNLWPAPPARQGTRSGPRPPIPRPVTGPVRPSQDLWPSPAIRPRTHGVPRPPVPGPLAGPARPSWDM; translated from the coding sequence ATGGCCAGCCTCCCCACCACCCGCCTGTCCCGAGACCCGTGGCCAGCCTCGCCCTGCCTCCTGGGACTCGTGGCCAACCCGttccgcctgtcccaggacacatggcagacctcgcccacccgtcccgggacttGTGACCAGCCCCACCCACCCGTCACGGGACACATGGTGGACCTTGCCCTTCTGTCCCAAGATCTGTCGCCAGTTCGGCCTGCCCATCCAGGGACAGGTAACAGACCTTGCCCgccatcccaggacccgtggcttgcgccgcccgcccatcccgggacacatgaTGGACCTCGTCTGCCTGTCCCGGGAACTGTTGCCAGCCCCACCTGCCCGTCTTGGGAGATGTGGCGGACCTCACCCACCTATCCCAGGACCTGTGGCCGGCCCTCGactgcccatcccaggacccgtgACGGACCtcacccgcctgtcccaggacccgtggccagcctgcctgcctgtcccgggacacgtagCAGACCTCGCCCGCCCATTCCCAGGACACTTGGTggaccttacccttccccttacTCTCCCAtcctgggacctgtggtggcccTGCTCACCTGTCACAGGACAAGGCGTggacctcgcccgcccatcccaggataCGGCAGACCTCGCCCACCGGTCCTGGTACCCATGGCCGGCCCCGCTAGCCCATTCCAGGACACATGGCAGACCTCGCCCGCCCATGCCGGGACCCGTGGCCGGCCccgcctgcctgtcccgggacacatggcggacctCATCCGCCCATCCCAGAACCTGTGGCCAGCCCCACCTGCCCGTCAAGGGACACGTAGTGGACCTCGTCCACCCATCCCAAGACCCGTGACCGGCCCTgtccgcccatcccaggacctgtGGCCATCCCCAGCCATccgtcccaggacacatggcgtACCTCGCCCACCGGTCCCAGGACCCTTGGCTGGCCCCGCCCGTCCGTCCTGGGACATGTGA